One genomic window of Cannabis sativa cultivar Pink pepper isolate KNU-18-1 chromosome 2, ASM2916894v1, whole genome shotgun sequence includes the following:
- the LOC115718908 gene encoding beta-galactosidase 8 isoform X1: MRKKGLLMVMILLVLGVLATTSFSANVTYDHRALVIDGKRRVLISGSIHYPRSTPEMWPDLIQKSKDGGLDVIETYVFWNIHEPTRGQFDFEGRKDLVRFVKAVAEAGLFVHLRIGPYVCAEWNYGGFPLWLHFIPGIVLRSDNEPFKAEMKRFTAKIVDLMKQEKLYASQGGPIILSQIENEYGNIESGYGAAAKPYIKWSAAMAISLDTGVPWVMCQQANAPDPIINTCNGFYCDQFTPNSNNKPKMWTENWTGWFLSFGGAVPYRPAQDLAFAVARFFQRGGTLQNYYMYHGGTNFGRTTGGPFISTSYDYDAPLDEYGLVNQPKWGHLKDLHKVIKQVEGALVATDPAISSLGSNLEVAVYRTGSECVAFLANVGTNSAATVTFNGNSYNLPAWSVSILPDCKNVVYNTAKINSMAMIPSFTRQSLIADVDESLSLGSAWSWIKEPVGITKDDAFTKPGLLEQINTTADQSDYLWYSLSVDVKGDEPYLDESKTDLHVESLGHALHAFINGKLAGSGKGNSGNSKVSLEIPVTFGSGKNTIDLLSLTVGLQNYGAFFDTRGAGITGPVKLRSAKSGTSVDLSSLQWTYQVGLKGEELNLPSKDSSLWSQSTLPKKQPLTWYKTSFDAPSGSSPVAIDFTGMGKGEAWVNGQSIGRYWPSYFAPNSGCKENCDYRGPYSSSKCYKNCGKPSQQLYHVPRSWLKPSGNILVLFEEIGGDPMQISFATREVESLCSHISESHPPPVDLWNSDSESKSHTRTPVLLLECPSPNQVISSVKFASFGTPHGSCGRFNHGKCSSTKALSIVEKACVGSKSCKIGVSINTFGDPCVGVTKSLAVEASCT, encoded by the exons ATGAGGAAGAAGGGGTTGTTAATGGTGATGATTCTTTTGGTGCTCGGCGTTTTGGCTACGACGTCGTTTTCAGCCAATGTAACGTACGACCATAGAGCTTTGGTTATTGATGGTAAACGCAGAGTCTTGATTTCTGGCTCCATTCACTATCCTCGCAGCACTCCCgag ATGTGGCCAGACCTTATTCAGAAATCTAAGGATGGAGGTTTAGATGTAATTGAGACCTACGTTTTCTGGAACATCCATGAACCAACTCGAGGCCAG TTTGATTTCGAGGGAAGAAAAGATTTGGTTCGATTTGTGAAAGCTGTAGCTGAAGCTGGTTTATTTGTTCATCTACGCATTGGTCCTTATGTCTGTGCCGAGTGGAATTATGG TGGGTTTCCTCTTTGGCTGCATTTTATACCGGGAATTGTGCTGCGATCAGATAATGAACCTTTCAAG GCAGAAATGAAGCGGTTTACGGCTAAGATTGTTGATTTGATGAAACAAGAGAAACTTTATGCTTCTCAAGGTGGACCTATAATTTTATCTCAG ATTGAAAACGAGTATGGAAATATTGAGTCAGGATATGGAGCTGCTGCCAAACCCTACATTAAATGGTCAGCAGCCATGGCTATATCTTTGGATACAGGGGTTCCCTGGGTTATGTGCCAGCAAGCAAATGCTCCTGATCCCATT ATTAACACTTGCAATGGCTTTTATTGTGATCAATTCACCCCGAATTCAAACAACAAGCCCAAAATGTGGACTGAGAATTGGACTGGATG GTTTCTATCTTTCGGTGGTGCTGTGCCTTATAGACCAGCACAAGACTTGGCATTTGCAGTAGCTCGATTTTTCCAACGAGGTGGAACTTTACAAAACTATTACATG tATCATGGAGGGACAAATTTTGGCCGTACTACTGGTGGCCCGTTTATTTCGACAAGTTATGATTACGATGCCCCATTAGACGAGTATG GGCTTGTTAACCAACCAAAGTGGGGACATCTAAAAGATCTGCATAAAGTCATTAAACAAGTTGAAGGAGCACTGGTGGCCACTGACCCAGCAATTAGTTCTCTTGGCTCAAACTTGGAG GTAGCTGTGTATAGAACTGGTTCAGAATGTGTTGCTTTTCTTGCTAATGTAGGCACCAACTCTGCTGCCACTGTGACTTTTAATGGCAATTCATACAATTTGCCAGCATGGTCTGTCAGCATTCTACCAGACTGCAAGAATGTTGTCTATAACACCGCAAAG ATTAATTCCATGGCGATGATTCCAAGCTTCACACGTCAATCTTTGATAGCCGATGTTGATGAGTCGTTATCCTTAGGCTCGGCATGGAGCTGGATAAAGGAGCCTGTTGGTATTACAAAGGATGATGCATTCACCAAACCTGGATTATTGGAGCAAATAAATACTACCGCCGACCAAAGTGACTATTTATGGTACTCTTTAAG TGTTGATGTCAAAGGTGACGAGCCATACCTCGATGAATCGAAGACTGATCTTCATGTGGAATCGCTTGGCCATGCCCTTCATGCTTTTATCAATGGAAAACTTGCAg GAAGTGGCAAAGGCAACAGTGGAAATTCCAAAGTTTCATTGGAGATCCCAGTCACATTTGGTTCTGGAAAAAACACAATTGATCTTCTTAGTTTGACAGTTGGGCTTCAG AACTATGGAGCCTTTTTTGACACAAGGGGCGCGGGAATCACCGGCCCTGTAAAGCTCAGAAGCGCTAAGAGTGGTACGTCGGTAGACCTCTCTTCTTTGCAATGGACATACCAG GTTGGACTAAAAGGTGAAGAGCTAAATCTTCCTAGTAAAGATTCTTCGCTGTGGTCGCAGTCTACCTTGCCGAAAAAGCAACCTTTGACATGGTACAAG ACAAGCTTTGATGCCCCTTCTGGAAGTAGTCCTGTTGCGATAGACTTCACGGGAATGGGAAAAGGCGAGGCATGGGTGAATGGACAAAGCATTGGGCGGTATTGGCCGAGTTATTTTGCTCCAAATAGCGGTTGCAAAGAGAATTGTGATTACAGAGGACCTTACAGTTCAAGCAAATGCTACAAGAACTGTGGGAAACCATCTCAACAATT ATATCATGTCCCTCGATCTTGGTTAAAACCAAGTGGAAACATTCTTGTATTATTCGAAGAAATCGGGGGTGATCCAATGCAGATATCTTTTGCCACGAGAGAGGTCGAGAGTTTGTGCTCACACATTTCAGAATCTCACCCACCACCAGTAGATTTGTGGAACTCAGATTCAGAATCAAAAAGCCACACAAGAACGCCTGTATTGTTGCTCGAGTGTCCATCGCCTAATCAGGTCATTTCCTCAGTCAAGTTTGCAAGTTTTGGAACACCGCACGGGTCTTGTGGGAGATTTAACCACGGCAAATGCAGCAGCACTAAAGCATTATCCATTGTTGAGAAG GCTTGTGTTGGATCAAAAAGTTGTAAGATTGGCGTTTCGATAAACACATTCGGTGACCCCTGTGTAGGAGTAACCAAAAGCTTAGCAGTAGAAGCTTCATGTACTTAA
- the LOC115718908 gene encoding beta-galactosidase 8 isoform X2 yields MKRFTAKIVDLMKQEKLYASQGGPIILSQIENEYGNIESGYGAAAKPYIKWSAAMAISLDTGVPWVMCQQANAPDPIINTCNGFYCDQFTPNSNNKPKMWTENWTGWFLSFGGAVPYRPAQDLAFAVARFFQRGGTLQNYYMYHGGTNFGRTTGGPFISTSYDYDAPLDEYGLVNQPKWGHLKDLHKVIKQVEGALVATDPAISSLGSNLEVAVYRTGSECVAFLANVGTNSAATVTFNGNSYNLPAWSVSILPDCKNVVYNTAKINSMAMIPSFTRQSLIADVDESLSLGSAWSWIKEPVGITKDDAFTKPGLLEQINTTADQSDYLWYSLSVDVKGDEPYLDESKTDLHVESLGHALHAFINGKLAGSGKGNSGNSKVSLEIPVTFGSGKNTIDLLSLTVGLQNYGAFFDTRGAGITGPVKLRSAKSGTSVDLSSLQWTYQVGLKGEELNLPSKDSSLWSQSTLPKKQPLTWYKTSFDAPSGSSPVAIDFTGMGKGEAWVNGQSIGRYWPSYFAPNSGCKENCDYRGPYSSSKCYKNCGKPSQQLYHVPRSWLKPSGNILVLFEEIGGDPMQISFATREVESLCSHISESHPPPVDLWNSDSESKSHTRTPVLLLECPSPNQVISSVKFASFGTPHGSCGRFNHGKCSSTKALSIVEKACVGSKSCKIGVSINTFGDPCVGVTKSLAVEASCT; encoded by the exons ATGAAGCGGTTTACGGCTAAGATTGTTGATTTGATGAAACAAGAGAAACTTTATGCTTCTCAAGGTGGACCTATAATTTTATCTCAG ATTGAAAACGAGTATGGAAATATTGAGTCAGGATATGGAGCTGCTGCCAAACCCTACATTAAATGGTCAGCAGCCATGGCTATATCTTTGGATACAGGGGTTCCCTGGGTTATGTGCCAGCAAGCAAATGCTCCTGATCCCATT ATTAACACTTGCAATGGCTTTTATTGTGATCAATTCACCCCGAATTCAAACAACAAGCCCAAAATGTGGACTGAGAATTGGACTGGATG GTTTCTATCTTTCGGTGGTGCTGTGCCTTATAGACCAGCACAAGACTTGGCATTTGCAGTAGCTCGATTTTTCCAACGAGGTGGAACTTTACAAAACTATTACATG tATCATGGAGGGACAAATTTTGGCCGTACTACTGGTGGCCCGTTTATTTCGACAAGTTATGATTACGATGCCCCATTAGACGAGTATG GGCTTGTTAACCAACCAAAGTGGGGACATCTAAAAGATCTGCATAAAGTCATTAAACAAGTTGAAGGAGCACTGGTGGCCACTGACCCAGCAATTAGTTCTCTTGGCTCAAACTTGGAG GTAGCTGTGTATAGAACTGGTTCAGAATGTGTTGCTTTTCTTGCTAATGTAGGCACCAACTCTGCTGCCACTGTGACTTTTAATGGCAATTCATACAATTTGCCAGCATGGTCTGTCAGCATTCTACCAGACTGCAAGAATGTTGTCTATAACACCGCAAAG ATTAATTCCATGGCGATGATTCCAAGCTTCACACGTCAATCTTTGATAGCCGATGTTGATGAGTCGTTATCCTTAGGCTCGGCATGGAGCTGGATAAAGGAGCCTGTTGGTATTACAAAGGATGATGCATTCACCAAACCTGGATTATTGGAGCAAATAAATACTACCGCCGACCAAAGTGACTATTTATGGTACTCTTTAAG TGTTGATGTCAAAGGTGACGAGCCATACCTCGATGAATCGAAGACTGATCTTCATGTGGAATCGCTTGGCCATGCCCTTCATGCTTTTATCAATGGAAAACTTGCAg GAAGTGGCAAAGGCAACAGTGGAAATTCCAAAGTTTCATTGGAGATCCCAGTCACATTTGGTTCTGGAAAAAACACAATTGATCTTCTTAGTTTGACAGTTGGGCTTCAG AACTATGGAGCCTTTTTTGACACAAGGGGCGCGGGAATCACCGGCCCTGTAAAGCTCAGAAGCGCTAAGAGTGGTACGTCGGTAGACCTCTCTTCTTTGCAATGGACATACCAG GTTGGACTAAAAGGTGAAGAGCTAAATCTTCCTAGTAAAGATTCTTCGCTGTGGTCGCAGTCTACCTTGCCGAAAAAGCAACCTTTGACATGGTACAAG ACAAGCTTTGATGCCCCTTCTGGAAGTAGTCCTGTTGCGATAGACTTCACGGGAATGGGAAAAGGCGAGGCATGGGTGAATGGACAAAGCATTGGGCGGTATTGGCCGAGTTATTTTGCTCCAAATAGCGGTTGCAAAGAGAATTGTGATTACAGAGGACCTTACAGTTCAAGCAAATGCTACAAGAACTGTGGGAAACCATCTCAACAATT ATATCATGTCCCTCGATCTTGGTTAAAACCAAGTGGAAACATTCTTGTATTATTCGAAGAAATCGGGGGTGATCCAATGCAGATATCTTTTGCCACGAGAGAGGTCGAGAGTTTGTGCTCACACATTTCAGAATCTCACCCACCACCAGTAGATTTGTGGAACTCAGATTCAGAATCAAAAAGCCACACAAGAACGCCTGTATTGTTGCTCGAGTGTCCATCGCCTAATCAGGTCATTTCCTCAGTCAAGTTTGCAAGTTTTGGAACACCGCACGGGTCTTGTGGGAGATTTAACCACGGCAAATGCAGCAGCACTAAAGCATTATCCATTGTTGAGAAG GCTTGTGTTGGATCAAAAAGTTGTAAGATTGGCGTTTCGATAAACACATTCGGTGACCCCTGTGTAGGAGTAACCAAAAGCTTAGCAGTAGAAGCTTCATGTACTTAA
- the LOC115721313 gene encoding jasmonate-induced oxygenase 4-like, whose translation MGSLLKTVQEVVLEGGQVPEYFLYKDGHGGSRDVPFIDIPVVDVGLLATSSQELQKLNSALTNFGCFQAINHGMSVEYLNQLREITREFFQLPLEEKKKYLKQENDIEGYGNDNVYSDQQKGDWNDRLFLSLYPEQQRRLKLWPENPKAFRSIVREYSEKIKSISEIILKAMARSLNLEENCFVEQYGQRSKLNGRFTLYPKCPRPDLIVGSKPHGDASAITLLLQDQSIDGLQILKDNQWFKAPSIPEALLVNVGDQAEISSNGAFKSAIHKVLTNSERERISLAVFYVPEQDKLVGPLEGLIDESRPKLYTTVKNYVNTYLQYYHQGKKAIEETKIQY comes from the exons ATGGGGTCTCTTTTAAAAACTGTACAAGAAGTGGTTCTTGAAGGAGGACAAGTGCCTGAATATTTTCTGTACAAAGATGGTCATGGCGGATCTCGGGATGTCCCATTCATCGATATTCCGGTTGTTGATGTTGGCCTTCTTGCTACTTCTTCACAAGAGCTTCAGAAGCTCAACTCAGCTCTCACTAACTTTGGTTGCTTTCAG GCAATAAACCATGGTATGTCAGTTGAATATTTGAATCAATTGCGAGAAATTACAAGAGAGTTTTTCCAACTTCCAttggaagagaagaaaaaatacTTGAAAcaagaaaatgatattgaaggaTATGGGAATGACAATGTTTATTCAGATCAACAAAAAGGAGATTGGAATGATCGTTTGTTCCTTTCTTTGTATCCAGAACAACAACGAAGGCTCAAACTTTGGCCCGAAAATCCTAAAGCTTTTCG GTCTATTGTACGTGAATATTCTGAGAAGATTAAATCAATAAGTGAGATTATCCTTAAGGCCATGGCAAGGTCACTAAACTTGGAAGAGAATTGCTTTGTGGAGCAGTATGGACAAAGATCAAAACTGAATGGAAGGTTCACCTTATACCCGAAATGTCCAAGGCCTGACCTTATTGTTGGTAGCAAACCACATGGAGATGCATCTGCAATCACTCTTCTCTTGCAAGACCAATCAATTGATGGTCTGCAGATTTTGAAAGACAACCAATGGTTCAAAGCTCCATCCATTCCCGAGGCGCTTCTCGTTAATGTTGGTGATCAAGCCGAG ATATCAAGTAATGGAGCATTCAAGAGCGCGATACATAAAGTTTTGACAAATTCAGAAAGGGAGAGAATTTCTTTGGCTGTGTTTTATGTTCCAGAGCAGGATAAATTGGTCGGACCTTTAGAAGGGTTGATCGATGAATCAAGACCCAAATTGTACACAACAGTCAAAAACTATGTTAACACTTATCTCCAATACTATCATCAAGGGAAGAAGGCAATAGAAGAAACAAAAATCCAATACTAA
- the LOC115720518 gene encoding uncharacterized protein LOC115720518: MATKKSSYVLLVALFVVFISIEMAIIVGGEGTDNGNGNGNGGGNNGNNNGNNNSGNNNGNGNGNGNSGNNGNNGNNKGNNNNGKNNDGNGNGNNNGNNAKAKKPPGYAASTHYDDLTPLASGRERAFCQARGKCKSKTLTCPAECPERKPKKNNKKKGCYVDCSSKCEVTCKFRRPNCNGYGSLCYDPRFVGGDGVMFYFHGAKGGNFAIVSDKNLQINAHFIGTRPQGRTRDFTWVQALSVMFDTHTLVIGAKRVAQWNDDIDALIVSWDSESIQIPTEGEAEWRADSSLTKRQVVLERTDDYNSVKVTVPGLLEIDIKVKPIGKKENIVHNYQIPNGDSFAHLETQFKFFNLSDSVEGVLGQTYRPGYVSPVKVGVPMPMMGGEDKYQTTSLYSPLCKFCRFQRPSMFEEVAKF, from the exons ATGGCTACAAAAAAGTCATCATATGTACTATTAGTGGCTCTCTTTGTAGTGTTTATCTCAATTGAGATGGCCATTATTGTTGGTGGCGAAGGTACTGataatggtaatggtaatggaaACGGTGGAGGTAACAATGGAAACAACAACGGGAACAACAATAGCGGAAATAACAATGGAAATGGTAACGGTAATGGTAACAGTGGAAACAATGGTAACAACGGAAACAACAAAGGCAACAACAACAATGGAAAGAACAACGATGGCAATGGTAATGGAAATAATAATGGTAACAACGCTAAGGCAAAGAAGCCACCCGGTTATGCTGCTTCAACACACTATGATGATCTGACGCCATTAGCTTCGGGAAGGGAACGTGCATTTTGTCAAGCTAGGGGGAAATGTAAATCGAAAACCCTAACATGTCCTGCCGAATGCCCCGAGAGAAAACCTAAGAAGAACAACAAGAAAAAGGGTTGTTATGTTGATTGTAGCAGCAAATGTGAAGTCACTTGCAAGT TTAGAAGACCCAACTGTAATGGTTACGGCTCACTCTGCTACGACCCGCGTTTTGTTGGTGGTGACGGTGTAATGTTCTACTTCCATGGTGCAAAGGGTGGAAACTTTGCAATTGTCTCTGACAAAAATCTCCAAATAAACGCGCACTTCATTGGAACAAGGCCTCAAGGAAGGACCCGAGACTTCACATGGGTCCAAGCCTTGTCTGTCATGTTCGATACTCACACCCTTGTCATTGGAGCGAAACGTGTAGCACAATGGAACGACGACATTGATGCTCTCATCGTCAGTTGGGACAGTGAATCCATCCAAATCCCAACTGAGGGTGAGGCCGAATGGAGAGCTGACAGCTCTCTCACTAAACGACAAGTCGTTTTGGAGAGAACTGACGATTATAACAGTGTCAAAGTAACAGTTCCAGGTCTATTGGAAATTGACATTAAAGTGAAACCCATTGGTAAAAAAGAGAACATAGTCCATAACTATCAAATCCCAAATGGAGATTCTTTTGCTCACTTGGAAACTCAATTCAAATTCTTTAATCTCTCGGATTCTGTGGAAGGAGTTTTGGGTCAGACTTACAGACCTGGATACGTTAGTCCTGTCAAGGTTGGAGTTCCAATGCCGATGATGGGTGGGGAAGATAAGTACCAAACGACGTCGTTGTATTCTCCTCTTTGCAAGTTTTGCAGGTTTCAAAGGCCATCCATGTTTGAAGAAGTTGCTAAGTTCTAA
- the LOC115720679 gene encoding uncharacterized protein LOC115720679, with protein MARSRKSHVIVALLVMLISIELSINVMGQAQGGNNNGNDNGNNNTGDNNGNGNGNNNTGDNNGNNNGNNNTGSNNGNGNGNNNSGSNNGNGNGNNNGGSNNGNGNGNNNGGSNNGNGNGNGNGNGNSNPSPNSNPNPSPSPTKPTKPTKPTKPTKPPGYAASTHYDVLTPLGSGRERALCQARGKCNKKTLTCPEECPTRKPKNNKKKKGCYVDCSSKCEVTCKFRRPNCNGYGSLCYDPRFVGGDGVMFYFHGAKDGNFAIVSDENLHINAHFIGTRPQGRTRDFTWVQALSVMFDTHTLVIGAKRVSQWNDGVDALTVSWDGESIQIPTNGEAEWRADSSLSKRQVVLERTDDYNSVRVTVAGLVQMDIKVKPIGKEENKIHNYQIPKGDSFAHLETQFKFLDLSDSVEGVLGKTYRPGYVSPVKIGVPMPIMGGEDKYKTTSLYSPLCKHCRFQRPNNGDEVAQF; from the exons ATGGCTAGATCAAGAAAGTCACATGTAATTGTGGCTCTCTTGGTTATGTTAATCTCAATTGAATTGTCCATCAACGTTATGGGCCAAGCCCAAGGTGGTAACAATAACGGAAATGACAACGGCAACAATAACACTGGAGACAACAACGGTAACGGTAACGGCAACAACAATACTGGAGATAATAACGGGAACAACAATGGTAACAACAACACTGGAAGCAACAACGGTAACGGTAATGGAAACAACAATAGTGGAAGTAACAATGGAAATGGAAACGGAAATAATAATGGTGGAAGTAATAATGGAAATGGAAACGGTAACAACAACGGTGGAAGTAATAACGGTAATGGTAACGGTAACGGTAATGGAAATGGGAACTCAAACCCAAgtccaaactcaaacccaaacccaagcCCAAGCCCAACGAAGCCCACTAAACCCACTAAACCCACGAAACCCACTAAGCCACCGGGGTACGCTGCTTCAACACATTACGATGTTTTAACACCGTTAGGTTCAGGAAGAGAACGGGCATTGTGCCAAGCTAGAGGAAAATGTAACAAGAAAACGCTGACGTGTCCAGAGGAATGCCCAACAAGAAAGCCTAAGAAtaacaagaagaagaaaggtTGTTATGTTGATTGCAGCAGCAAATGTGAAGTTACTTGCAAGT TTAGAAGACCCAACTGTAATGGTTACGGTTCACTCTGCTACGATCCACGTTTTGTTGGCGGTGACGGTGTAATGTTCTACTTCCACGGCGCAAAGGATGGAAACTTTGCCATAGTCTCCGACGAAAACCTCCACATAAATGCCCACTTCATCGGAACAAGGCCTCAAGGAAGGACTCGAGATTTCACATGGGTCCAAGCCCTATCTGTCATGTTCGACACCCACACCCTTGTCATTGGAGCAAAACGTGTCTCACAATGGAACGATGGTGTGGATGCCCTCACCGTTAGCTGGGACGGTGAGTCCATCCAAATCCCAACTAACGGAGAGGCTGAATGGAGAGCTGACAGCTCTCTCAGCAAACGACAAGTCGTTTTGGAGAGAACTGACGATTATAACAGTGTCAGAGTAACAGTGGCAGGTCTTGTCCAAATGGACATTAAAGTGAAACCCATTGGGAAAGAGGAGAACAAAATCCACAACTATCAAATCCCAAAAGGAGATTCCTTTGCTCACTTGGAAACTCAGTTCAAATTCTTGGATTTGTCAGATTCTGTTGAAGGAGTTTTGGGTAAGACTTACAGACCTGGGTACGTGAGCCCGGTGAAGATTGGAGTTCCGATGCCAATCATGGGTGGAGAAGATAAGTACAAAACGACGTCGTTGTATTCTCCTCTTTGTAAGCATTGCAGGTTTCAGAGGCCAAACAATGGTGATGAAGTTGCTCAATTCTGA